From a single Candidatus Brevundimonas phytovorans genomic region:
- a CDS encoding isoprenylcysteine carboxylmethyltransferase family protein, with translation MILSVVILSLVTAQRIGELALARRNTRRLMARGAVEAGAGHYPFIVALHAAWLIGLWLLAWDRPPNMGLLAVFIGLQAARVWVIATLGDRWTTRIISLPGAPLIRRGPYRLLSHPNYVVVAAEILILPLTFGLIWFALIFSALNAAMMRVRIRAEVRTFSVAGGAGADEAIRSPRPGRDGA, from the coding sequence ATGATCCTTTCGGTCGTCATCCTCAGCCTCGTGACGGCCCAGCGGATCGGCGAACTGGCGTTGGCCCGAAGAAACACGCGACGGCTGATGGCGCGTGGCGCAGTCGAGGCCGGCGCCGGCCACTATCCCTTCATCGTGGCCCTTCACGCCGCCTGGCTGATCGGTCTGTGGCTCCTGGCCTGGGATCGACCGCCAAACATGGGACTTCTTGCCGTCTTTATCGGATTGCAGGCTGCGCGGGTCTGGGTCATCGCGACGCTGGGTGATCGCTGGACAACGCGGATCATCTCGCTGCCTGGCGCGCCCTTGATCCGCCGCGGGCCCTATCGCCTCTTGTCCCACCCAAACTACGTGGTTGTGGCCGCCGAGATCCTGATCCTGCCCCTGACCTTCGGCCTGATCTGGTTCGCCCTGATCTTCAGCGCGTTGAACGCCGCCATGATGAGGGTGCGGATTCGCGCCGAGGTTCGAACCTTCAGTGTCGCCGGCGGCGCGGGCGCGGACGAAGCAATCCGCTCGCCGCGGCCGGGTCGTGACGGCGCATAG